In Dama dama isolate Ldn47 chromosome X, ASM3311817v1, whole genome shotgun sequence, one genomic interval encodes:
- the LOC133051514 gene encoding rho-related GTP-binding protein RhoG-like, producing the protein MDSKGRMQTIKCVVVGDGAVGKTCLLISYTTNAFPEEYIPTVFDNYSAQTSVDGQIVILNLWDTAGQEEYDRLRTLSYPQTNIFVICFSIGNPSSYANVRHKWYPEVSHHCPNVPVLLVGTKRDLRSDLETVKKLKEQSLVPTTPQQGTSLAKQVGAVKYLECSALMQDGVREVFLEAIRAVLYPATKKNTKKCVLL; encoded by the exons ATG GACTCCAAGGGAAGAATGCAGACGATCAAATGTGTGGTTGTGGGAGATGGGGCTGTAGGTAAAACCTGCCTCCTCATCAGTTATACAACAAATGCCTTTCCTGAGGAGTATATCCCCACTGTCTTTGACAACTATAGTGCCCAGACATCTGTGGATGGCCAGATCGTCATCCTGAACCTGTGGGACACAGCAGGCCAAGAAGAATATGACCGACTGCGAACACTCTCCTACCCCCAGACCAATATCTTCGTCATTTGCTTTTCCATTGGCAACCCATCTTCTTATGCCAATGTGAGGCATAAATGGTACCCCGAGGTCTCCCATCATTGCCCCAACGTACCTGTTTTGCTGGTAGGCACCAAGAGGGACCTGCGGAGTGACCTTGAGACAGTGAAGAAGCTAAAGGAACAGAGCCTAGTGCCCACAACTCCTCAGCAAGGCACTTCCCTGGCTAAGCAGGTGGGGGCTGTGAAGTATCTGGAATGTTCAGCCCTGATGCAAGATGGGGTCCGTGAGGTATTTTTGGAAGCCATCCGGGCTGTGCTTTACCCTGCCACAAAGAAGAACACCAAGAAGTGTGTCCTCCTATAG